The DNA sequence TAATTGCAACATGGCCTTTTGCGGTTTCTTTATCAGACATGAAATGCTGTAGGCAGCCCTGAACCTGTGGTGTTGACAATTTAATCACGAAACCAAATATTCTTATCCAAGGGAACAAGTCCTGGTTTAAGAGAAAATACCTATAGCATGGAACAAATCCCTGGAAGCGTACCAACGTGAAGAATAGTTGTCATCATGTGACTCtattaagaaaattgcaaATGTTATCTTGAATAGAAAAAACTGGGAATTAATGAgggtttaaatattttatggcAGAAGATTTCAGCTATTTCATTATCTTTCCGTGATAGTGTGCCAAATCAGTCAAACATGCAGCTGGGTATAAATAACTGAGAAATGGTTTCAAGTTAATAACATTCCACTTTGTGATTCTTCACATCTGTCAAAGAGGGGTTTGGTCGAATTGAAGGTGGTTGCTTTTTCTCTCCGTCCCGTGATGCATGATTGGTGGTGCGGCGACATATTTTGCACATCTGGTTGTTTACtctatttattttcagttACATGAAGGTTCTTTTCACCTCTTGACTTAACATACATGcatgaattttcatttgctTGGACAAAAGAATACTGTCTTGTATGtctattttataatcaatGTAGTGCACTGCAGATTTGGAATGGAAACTCATCTATGTTGGATCTGCTGAGGATGAAACATATGACCAACTTTTAGAAAGTGTTCTTGTTGGCCCAGTCAATGTTGGAAATTATCgatttgttttgcaggtaAATACAGTAAAGATATGTTTGAGGACTTATACTTTGTAATGGGCTACTGCCATGTACACATCATGATCTTACTTTCTTGTGTGAATTGATCTCAGGCAGACCCTCCGGATCCTTCCAAGATTCGTGAGGAAGACATCATAGGTGTGACAGTGCTTTTGTTGACATGCTCTTACATGGGTCAAGAATTTGTTCGCGTGGGCTATTATGTTAATAATGATTATGATGATGAGCAGCTCAGGGAGGAGCCTCCCCAGAAGATCTTGATTGACAGGATTCAAAGAAACATATTATCCGATAAACCAAGAGTAACCAAATTCCCCATTAATTTTCACCCTGAGAACAGTGAGACTGGTGAACAAGCCACTCCACCTGGCCATGCTGGTGAAGCAGATGGATGTGAAGAACAAAGTCAGCCTTCACCCAATCATCTTTCGAATGAAGAGCATAAAACATGATGAGACGAACTTTCTGATCATGTGGCTTTCTTTAGCTCTTCGATGTGCTGATCTGCCTGTAGCTGCAGTTTACTTTGGCAATTTCTTTCAAGTATTGACTGCGTGTCCAGACTGATTTTGAGGTCCTTCCTGTGCTGTTACAACCAGCTTATGCATACTACAGTGCGCTGCTGGTTCATTCCAGCCTCGCTTGCTAAAAGTGCAAAATATTTGGCCCCATTAAACTCTTAAAAACTCTAAGATGCTCAAAGTGATTGGGACTAGGCAAAAGTTTGTTATTGGTTTCACCCAATAGCCTGGAAGCAGTTGTTTGATAGATTTTTCGAGTtgtgattataattttgtatctgTTGCTCAACCTACATTCACTGCCAAGGGCTTTTTGTGGATTTTAGTAGACTATGCTAAGAGGATTAAGTTAACACCATTGATGTATGATGCTTGGTTCTACCCTTCCATTTGTGCATACATTACAACTCCAATTAGGTTCTTGGgcattcatttgatatttttccacCATTTTTCAGCCTCTGTTTTCTGACATTTGCGTTGTAGCATCTGGAagcatattttcatatttgtaaAGCTGTTGAAACACCTAGCCATCAGAAGTTATCAAATTAGATTTGAGTGTAGAGTATTGGTGTGCATGCGTAATTAACATTTCCTCTTGCCATTCTATATGGTGCCATTGTACAGCATGCGAACTTTACAAGCTACAGAAGAAAAAGatcaccacaaaaataaacaagcaAGTAAAATAACCCACTTTTTTCCTCATTCGACTCATGTAATTTCTGGGAATCCCGAGCATTTAGGTAAAACTGGCAAGATGTCAAAGCAAACAAAACTGAAAGAGTCTATCAACTTGTTTCTAGGATTGTCCTGTAGAACTTTAAACTTCTATGTATTTGGAACTGCATTCAGGTTGTGAGGGCAAAAATTGGAAGTCGTAATCATCTTTTTCAGCTATCATCCTTCCGTCTCTTCCCCTGCTTCTCTGTTGATTGTCTTGCTTTCTCTGGCCTTATTTCCTTTGGAGATTCAGAAAATCAAGTCACAACACCATTAGAGCTAAATGCTATCCATTTGCAAGTAATGGGATGTCCTTTACCTGTCTAGATCTCTTCCTCTGTTTCCATCTCCCTTTGCCCTTTTTCTTTGGTTTATCAGACTTCTGTTGCgttattacatttaaattaggAAAAGATTCAGACTATTCACATAAACGAGCAACAATGGTTAAACATTCATCTTAGCTGCCAGTCTTTCAGCTAGCTCAAGTTGAAGGATATCATTTTTACCTGTCCAGACACAGCAGTTGTAGGATGAACCTCAGGAGCCGTCTCACCCTCAATTTGTCCATCATCGTTGAGCATAAGCTTAAGCCTCCCTTCTCTACGTAATTTCTCAGAACGGGCATGTCTCTGTCAAGGAGAGGAAATAAAGTTATCAAACTATTCAAAATTCTGTTACTGCAGTATCCTTTCAGAacagaaagaaaggaaatgtAAGTGGATGACCTGCCGTGggacaaaagtaatttttttgaaagatCACTAACAGTTATTGCACCACTGGACATAATCTCAACATTGAACAACGACTAAGAACACACCAGAATTAGAGAGAGATTTGCTCTGATCTTTGAACCATGAATCAAGCAAGAATGTAGCACGTAGACATATTTGTGCGCTCTTACAAATACAACTCCTGTTAAGGATTTGTTTTAGGGTTGAGCTAATTTTACTgattttttcctattatttGTCAACTGCAGAGCTTCATGAACTTAATATACCACTAAGGGGCCACCACAAGCCGCACAACGAATAGATCATCAATGTGAAAGTCCACCATCAAATGATCTCAACTACCTCAAGGGTATGAAAGTCCAATTCCACAACCTCCATGGCCATTACGTCAATATTCTTTTCACCAACTTATCTTTGttcatattagaaaaattcagaAGAGTGCTTCacatatgaattaaaaagaaaagagaacaGAAACTAGAAATATGTTAAGGATGACAAAAGAATGATTAAACCAGAAAATTTTAGAGCTTAACACATAATACTTTGAATAGGGATGCACAAAATGACATTGTTTGTTTGGGGGAGCGAAAAACCATATTATTATGGAGACTCAAAAGAAAGATTTAACACCAAGCATCTAGAATGTAAGACATAATGCGTATATCCTACTTATTAGAAGTTGTTGACTTTAgctttttcaacaaattagacaaaataaaaaaagataacttTTGTTATTCTGGATATATCCATTCTATTTAACCAGAGTGTTAGCCCTAATGAGAACTCGCCTTACCAGAAACCTGCATTAGCTATCTATTCGGTCTAGCCCCCCCACCCCCTCCAACAAGGAGGTCAATTACTCTCTCCTCGCTCTTTGGTTGGGCGAGGACCCCCcgcgcccccccccccccctctctcaCCTATGTCAGCTAACCTCCTGCTTTTTTGATCGGGGAGTCGAGAGAGGGGATTCCTCCCTTTGCTTCCTTAGCTTCGGTTTTGTTCCTGCCTGCCAACTAAGCCAGCCAGTCACTAGCTATTGACCACAGAAGCTCGTTAAGCTAGCCCCAATACCCCTACCTAGCAGCCTAGCTCCAACAACAACTTTGCTTATGCTAGCTGTGTAGTTCATCCATGTTTTTTGCAGTTGAAAAATCCTGCTCAGCCGTGATTTATGATCACAAAATGATCTTGAATTAGAAATGAAACTCTTGAGAAATGTTCCTAGCATCTAAAAAATACTTGCCTTGGAGTTCAGATGAGCCTTTAAAGTCTCCTCTGACAAGCAGACAATTCTGGGGCACAGCTTGCACTTGAAGACTGATTTACATTTTAGAACACAATCCATCGCATCAAATTGGACCTCATCCTTTTCAGGAGTAAGCTCTGCCTTGGGAAATACATTGTTGCCTTCAGCACTAGTAAAACTTCCAATAATATCTTGCCCACCAGCTTGAGCTGCCACATCATCGTCGCTCGTAGGCAAACCTGCAAAGATGGAATTCTATGTTTATAGTAAGAATGAAGGTTATTCTAGAAGGTAACCATTTGATTTGAACATTTTCTGTTACATGAAACATTTATGCTGGATTTTTTCTTAGAGAAAAAAGCCTCAAGTTATAGTACACACATATAGTGGTCCCAggtaaataaagaaaagcGGCGCAATTCGGTCAGAATTTATACTTTAACTGATACTTATCCTCGTGATCTCATCACAAATATTAAGGATGCAGTTATGGTCGGTTCTGCCAATCTACTCGAAAGCCACATCTGGGGGTAAGTGGCAAACTATTAACTGTAACCTTATTTGACTTTCTTATGCCCGTTAAATCTCAGAAATCAACTCAACATTTCTATTGAACATAAAAACATTCACAAGATAAAAGATTTCCTAGCACATGAATTTATGGGCGCAAAAAcacaattttcaagaaaaaaaatcagacTATCCACTTTTTAGGTGATCTTCATCCAAACGCAACTTGACATGCAGCTGTAACAAACCTGAAACACTAATATGTCTGATTAACTTTCGTACTTATCAGAAGCCCAAACACCTTTCAAAGAGggacattaaatttaaaaaggatatttgaatatataacaGCAAGATGCTGCACATCTTGGTGCATAGTGTATCTGAAGAAAGTTGATAAcatagtaaaaaagaaaaattataatatgccCAAAACAAGGAATATTGATGAGGAGAAACATTCagatataactaaaaaaatgactgtgaaatagaaaaaatgagaTCATACAGAAAAACATCAGCTCCAGAGCCATAAAAGGTCTGTCAACTGGGaataaaacaattcaaatgATAGAAAATAAAGTTCAGTACCCAAGGATTGGGCATTTTTTAACTGATTTTTGTACAGCAGAATACGTTATAGTTATACCATATCATTCATTAGCATGATGTTTGGCTAAGATCAAACTGCTATAAACCTCTTGAGACAGCTCCACTATTGAAGATTTCACTCTCACTAGCTGTCCAACTTCAACATCTAAGATGGAACATCTTTGTAAAAGGTGTGCTTCGCGGTAACGACAAACATATTAGTCTTGGCCTTAAAGTAAAGATATACATTATTTCTTCTGGTAATACCAGCTGGTTATCAGCAGTTAGCAACAAAGATATGgatgttttttttcttgtgatcCCATCATGAAATGCTATTAGGATAAGCAATACATATGAGGAACGAGAAGTAATGATATACACTACAATAGTCACTAGTAGTTTTTACAGTACATAAGACGAGAAAAGAGACCAGAGAATTTCACAGCCAAAAGACTGCACGACACTGCATGCAAAGTTGTAAGAGGTTCCACAAAGCATGTCATGCAGCAAACTATGAAGTAATACCAATGAAGTCACATCAAACAGAATGCATTAATGCACTAATGGAACACTTGAACCTAAATATACTTCATTGGAAATGGAATTAGGTATGAACATTGACACAAAAGGTgtaagaagagaaagaaacaagaataaGTCTAACCTGATGAGTCAAGGTTAACTTCATTTGCTGAACTATCCTCGCTCTCATAACCTGAAAGTGTGaaacaatcaaaaaataaatttgacaaGAAACATGGTTTCCAACTTAAATCCTGGATATTACAAACTAAGCTAAGCAAGACAATAATCTAATGATAGCATGATACAGAACAAGCAAGGTCAATATATGTACACGAACAGATTTTCACTACCATATGCTTAATCAGCaaagatcaagaaaaagaaagcaatcAAAATAGGACACCTAAAGTTACACACACCAGAAGAAGAGGTCGCTTCTCCTTTCTCCCTCACATCTGCAGcaacattttcttcttcttcctcttcttcaacttcTGTTTCATCTGTGGCCTCTGCCTCCACTTCAGAGTCTGAAGAAGATGAGGATTCAGAAGGGTCATCCCTATTACCGTGTTCAAACCTGTAGAATCGcctttttatcatttttatcgCCTCTGTTTTCTCAACtgtgaaaataaagaaattagaTAAGCAGTGAATGCTGAAGCTCAATCTACAAACAAACCGAGGAATAACTGAACACGAGACATCTGTATTCTGGGCAGTAAAAGTTCCAACTTCTCCTCAGTCAATAGTATTTTAACCCACAATCATAAAATGACATTTTACATACACTACTTTTTCCACAGTCATAAATTTCTATCTTCTTCCCAGTTATTACAAAACATCAGCGCTTAAATTGAAGTTTAACTTCATATTCTTTATTGTCTTCTTTTAAGGGGGCAATAGTTCACACAAAGCCCAAacgataaatatttaaaatcaaatgcaAAAGGGAAAATAATCCAAACTGACTGCTAAAAACTCAAGAGAAAAGAATCTACATATATGAATGTCCCCACgtaaaaatgcataaaaactcactaaatcaatccaagagcCCAAATTTCCCGAAAAATATAAACCTGGACTCCAAGAATATACTGTTTTTCAAATAAACCAGAAAACGCAAGTGAATTctatggagagagagagagagagagagagagagagagaggggttACCTTAAAATATGAACGGCTGCTTGTGCTGTCGCAATACGAGGAGGAAAGGGAAGAGGGTTTTGGTTCAAAAGCGATGGGAGTAGCTGTGCCTGCATAAACTTGAATCGCCACGTGGAAGTTTCTCATAGGTCTTAGTCGGTCCTTGCCAGGCTAAGCGAAATAGTACcggataaattgcataaaagtCCACCGCTCagtttgatttcatttttaatttatttttgtgcgTTTTATagacataaaaagaaaaaattaaaaataaataaatatatattacagaTAGGgtgtatatttgaatttattaataatataaaataagtatgatatatttgatattagttagtaagagataaaaaaactattcattgtcaaattattatttttttatatatattgatatacatgtatgaatatgtatataatttatttagttatgtatagattaaaataaatagtaaatttgaataataatattgttccGAAACACTCAAAACTAGTCAAAAATGGGCGAAATAATTCAAActaaacatgaaaatattttaggacATCTCACTTTGCAcgtgttttcaaaatttaaatagacaaaaaatttgtgtattttcttaaatattgcACACTTTCTCATTTTGTTAGTTATGTTTAAcagtgttaaattttttattaaattgtccttatacaatatatattgagCAAACTCGTGGCGAACCAAGAAATCAGCTTCCAACCCGATTAAAGTGGGTCATCCACATCAAACCAGTGAATCCCGCAGAacgtaatttcttttcctctaaCCCAAAAAGTTCGGAACGGCAACAGAGATTCTTTGATGGTACGTTGGTCTTAACAACAACAGATATTCTTTGTCCACCATTTTCAATGTCATCGTTGACGTTGTTTGATGAGAAGCCTGTACAAACGACGGAAGTGGGAGCCCGCATCTTGAAGCATTGATCCAGGAAG is a window from the Sesamum indicum cultivar Zhongzhi No. 13 linkage group LG15, S_indicum_v1.0, whole genome shotgun sequence genome containing:
- the LOC105177911 gene encoding probable histone chaperone ASF1A, which codes for MSAVNITNVAVLDNPASFLSPFQFEISYECVTPLKDDLEWKLIYVGSAEDETYDQLLESVLVGPVNVGNYRFVLQADPPDPSKIREEDIIGVTVLLLTCSYMGQEFVRVGYYVNNDYDDEQLREEPPQKILIDRIQRNILSDKPRVTKFPINFHPENSETGEQATPPGHAGEADGCEEQSQPSPNHLSNEEHKT
- the LOC105177912 gene encoding uncharacterized protein LOC105177912; amino-acid sequence: MIKRRFYRFEHGNRDDPSESSSSSDSEVEAEATDETEVEEEEEEENVAADVREKGEATSSSGYESEDSSANEVNLDSSGLPTSDDDVAAQAGGQDIIGSFTSAEGNNVFPKAELTPEKDEVQFDAMDCVLKCKSVFKCKLCPRIVCLSEETLKAHLNSKRHARSEKLRREGRLKLMLNDDGQIEGETAPEVHPTTAVSGQKSDKPKKKGKGRWKQRKRSRQEIRPEKARQSTEKQGKRRKDDS